The sequence TTGACCGTAAGCAACTTGACCTGAGGATCACAATTAAGTTTGTTGTTAAAAAAAACAGGTACGAGTTTTTACTCTATTTTAAATGGATGAAATATACTTATTTGCTTACTttcatttatttgtttatttacaataaacaaacaaaaattgtaCAAATTTTACACTTTGGCGCCAGGAACTATTTGGCTGGTGTAGTAAGTCTTCAATGCATGCAACCCAGCCATTTGTCCAAGAGGTTGCTTCAACACTGCTGGCTTGTCTGCATTCCTCTGGGAACTGCGGAAAGAAGTCTGGAATCCCAAAATACCACTTCTATTATATAATTGAAGAGAAGGGATTGTGGACAATTGCTGCAAGTTGCTAAAATGCACTTGGCATGAAGACAAATAACAACATTTTTACCTTCCTGTATGATCAATTGAATAAGCATCATATGCTTTGCTGATGTCTCTTATTGGTAGTTCCCACGTGAATGCAACAAACTGAATCccaatttttgttttttttatttattgaaactttatttaactaggcaagtcggttaagaacaaattcttatttacaatgacgacctacaccggccaaacccggccaacactgggccaattgtgctccgccctatgggactcccaatcacggccggttgtgatacagcctggaatcaaaccagggtgtctgtagtgacgcctctagcactgagatacagtgccttagaccgctgcgccactcgggagcccaaatagAACTAGGCTTTGCCAATCAGACTCAACGATGAAAATGTATGCCATTAAGTCATTTCCATTGACTTGAGCTTTGGTCCTTTGTTGCACATGCATGTGGCCACTGTGAAATTATAGTAAAAGCAATATAGCTCAGCCATTACTTGAGAATGAGTGGCAGAAATTCAAGCATTCAGTCCTCTGTAAAATTACAGTGAAACCATTGCAATGCAGGATCTGTCTGTAGCACAACTGACTGAAGatattgaaagcaggtgattAAGTCAGTGAAGATTCCAGAGTAGACACTCACACATTTGCTGAGATCAATATATTCATGTTATGTCAAGTTCCTCTATTAGAAATGGATTGTCCAACCCAGATTACATCACCAGTACACCTCTGATATGTTGGATCAACCAAACCAGAGGTGTAATGGTGTTGTAATCTGGGTATCATTGCAAGCCAGAACCAAATCAACAATTACATCTCAAATTTGACTATTTTAAGCACCTCAAGTGTGTCTTTTGGTTACTGCTTTTCTGTAGCTTCACACATAGTTGAATGTAACCAGGCTGGCTGGTGGAATGAGCCGTAAGGGACTATACACCCCTCTGTCAAATGAAGTGCTATTGAACCAGTTTGCCTGCCGATGTATTGACTACATATTCATTGTACTGTACACTCAAGAGTTAATTGAGAGTTAGGCAGGATATCCAGGCAATCTTCTCTCCATGCTGGTGTTTCCATGGCAACAAAGCCCTCATCTTTTGTTGCAGAACAAACACACTGCTGTGCATTTAAGACGACCCTCTTCCTCTCGGCCACCTTCCTCtccaaaaaaaagagagaaacatGTCACAATGATCTACTAATATGAAGACATGATGTGTGCATAATGTGCCATCATGCTTTCGTCTTCAGTGAAATCAAGTTAGAAAATGCAACAGGTTTGAGTAAATTTCAGTTAGCACAGTTCATTGGTGGACTTATATGGAGCAATAGCTTAGTTGTGACATAGACAGAATACTAGAGCCCTCTGTTTTGAGTGCTTGTGTATGCATTTCTCCATAGAGGATTTTGCACAATTCCAAAAGAGCTAAACAGTGTTTTTCTACAGGCAACGGTGACCAAGCTTTTCCTGAATCTACTAACTTATCTCTCAAAACACCTTTTGTTTTCTGTTCCAGCCTTCCCCTGGTTTGGGATGGACATCGGCGGCACCCTGGTGAAGCTGGTTTACTTTGAGCCTAAGGACATCACggcagaggaggagcaggaggaggtggagagccTGAAGAGCATCCGCCACTACCTGACCTGCAATGTGGCCTACGGCGACACAGGCATCCGCGATGTCCACCTAGAGCTGAAAAACCTGACCATGTGCGGCCGGAAGGGCAACCTGCACTTCATCCGCTTCCCCACCCAAGATATGCTGGGCTTCATCCAGATGGGCAGAGACAAGAACTTCTCCAGCCTGCACACCACACTCTGTGCCACCGGCGGAGGGGCGTACAAGTTTGAGGACGACTTTAGGACGGTGCGTGGTGGTTGCTAGAACGATTGGGTGTTGTCAGCCAGGGAGAATGACTGAAAGTGACAGGCGGTGTGAATTCATGTCCTATCGCATGTTATTACATGTCGTTAGTCAGTTAAATATATTGTGGCATGATCATTACAGGCAACATGGTTTCTCATGTGATTAGATGGGGGTAGGTGTTGATGGTTCAGGCTTGCCTGGTTGAGGTGTGTTATAGACAGTTCATGCTCTTGGAGGAGTTACCATTGCATATCAAAACCACTCCAGTTTCTCTTTCTGTCCTATAGTCTTATAGATCTTCTGCTTTCCATCTCCCAGATCGCCAACCTAGAGCTACAGAAGCTAGATGAACTGGACTGTCTTATCCATGGTCTTCTCTATGTGGACTCAGTGGGGTTCAATGGCCATCCAAAGTGCTACTTTTTCGAGAACCCCTCTGATCCCGAGAGTGAGAACTGTGTCAAGAGAGCGTGTTGCCTTGACAACCCCTTCCCCATGTTGTTGGTAAACATTGGCTCAGGGGTCAGCATCCTGGCAGTCTATTCGAAGGACAACTACAAACGGGTCACAGGCACCAGGTAAACAAATGTAATCTGTTGCTGTTTTAGTGTAGGCAAACAGATGTAATCCTGTGTCACTCAACGTCATGATAGCTGTATTTATTTGATCTGACATTGGTAACACAGTTCTGTCATTGCTCGCATTCATCTGTATTCAAAGTATTCTTGTTTTGAGTCTAGATAATAGTTACCGTGGTAACTAGTTAATAACTTTTTAGTCAAATACAActttcccactgggcaaaaactggtgtTTCCATGTAAtctcaacaaacaaaaaaatgtaatgtgataaaagaaaaagcaatcaacgtaagggaattttgtattttattttcaccAAATTtataacctaaatccaatgacatggtgatatTTTTTCTTGAAtttacgttagttgacaactcaatcaaatgtaaaccaaaactagacattgacatgatgtctgtgcccagtgggttgtttcCTGCAAGCTAAACAGTGGTACAACCCATAGAGTAGTAGGTCACATAATTGCCTGTCCCCCACAGTTTAGGAGGTGGTACTTTCCTAGGCCTGTGCTGCTTGCTGACTGGCTGCGAGACTTTCGAGGAGGCCCTGGAAATGGCAGCGAAGGGGGACAGCAGCAACGTGGACAAACTGGTGAAGGACATCTACGGAGGAGACTATGAACGCTTCGGCCTCCAGGGGTCTGCAGTTGCATCTAGGTGAGGTCAAAGTTAGCTGATACATGATACATGTTGCAACCTCAAGACTTCCAGTAACAGTATGCTTTGAAAACAGGAGTATTATGGAAACTAACCCAGTGAATAATTCATTGCAGTTTTGGTCATATGATGAGCAAGGAGAAGCGTGTCAGCATCAGTAAGGAGGACCTAGCCAGAGCCACTCTCGTCACCATCACCAACAACATTGGTTCTATTGCTCGTATGTGTGCGGTGAATGAGGTACAAAGTAGATGTATTTACTTGTTTCAGTGGAAGTCTTACTTCAATGAGTAATTCTAACCCGTGTTAATTTCGTCAACAATAACTCTGACAAAAAAATACTTGCCGACAACCTATTTTTTCCTGACTAAAACTGTGACAATAACGAAACGAGATGCTGAAAAACCTATTAAATAACTATTACTAATTACTTTTCATTTTAGTCTACAGAAATGTGACAAGCTGAGAATTCCACATGAAACGAATTAACGTTTAATTTGACATGAAGCGTACATGCATGCGGAGTATTTCATGCAATCCTCTCATTGGCAGAATTAACATCTTTCAGTTGCACGGTCTGAGCTGATCGGCCCGGCTGTCCCTCACAGCTCCCAGGTGATCACTTCAATCAGTCGTCAGTCTTTTGAACTGATGAGAAGCCAGGACACTTGACTTGTAACTAACCTCAACTAGAAACAATAATGTTTACTCTCTCTTGTACTTTCATGTAGGCTATTTTCGCTTTGATCACATCAGAAGCTCTATTTACCCTTGTGCGCTGTTATTCTCGCGCCGCGGTCTGCAGATGCGAGTTGCGGTAGCTGGTTCCCTATGGGAAAAACATGCTATTTGTTGGATATTACGAGTAAAGTAATACTTCTAGTATTTTTAAGTTCTCCTCTTTTCAAGGAAACCACTGTTATTTACCCCCCTTGACGATTATGATGGGGAGAAAATCAGAGctctaaattgtttaacctgtagCCAAGGCTTATAGCCTACATGGTTAATTATGGCTGTTATTTTTTACAAACTGCCACAATATCAATGTAGCCAGCTAAGGTATACATGGGGATAGTAGGCCTAGTTGGAAAAGCCTATCTGAATGTGCACATGATGGAAGTTAGAGGTAGCCTAAATAGTCATTATTTAATAGTCGAGTTTTAGTCGACTGATAATAACTAAAACTAACAAAGGatgaaatgactaaaatgtattttaagacTAAAACTATATCTAAAATAGCTGCCAAAATGAACACTGATTCTAACAGTGAGAATATGCCATACTGTGGTGTGACTGTAACACAAGTGTCAACTTTCTCAAAGTGATTTTCTTTCACCATAAAACAAAGGTGTGAAGTGGAGTCAGCAGCCAGTATGATGGATGATGGGAATGGACTCTGTGTGCTTTCAGCTTCTTTACAGTGTTGCCTTGTGGCATGGAGATCAAGCAGCATTGTACAGGGCTATCAAAGCACATAGAACAACAACAGGAAGCTTTCTGGCACAAATATCAAGTGGGCAAATGATCTGCCCCTTGAGTAACCCCATTGTAATGTTTTGAGCACGAGGTACACAAATGTTCATTTGATTCAGCTTTCTAGCTACCTATGCATATAGAGTACAGTGTATGAATTGGGGGAAGTCTTAAAACGAGCCTGCAAAGTGCACCGCTTTTTTACTGCGCCGAGTTTTACTTAGAATGAGCGGGCCTGTAACTCTGTTAGCCCCGCAACTATGTCATTCACGGGAGTTGAGCTGTTCATTCTTGGCTATTGCTCAATCTTTTTCTCCCTTGCTGCTGAGTCACTGAAGCATGAGACAGCTCCTCCCACTGCTGTAAATGTCAGGTTCTCTCCCCTAGATGGCAGCAAGACATCCATCTAAtccaggtgtcaaactcattccatggagggccgaattaaggtcactgattggTAAGGAACACCCCTCAccttgggctcctgagtggcgcagtggtctaaggcactttatctcagtgcaagaggcgccactacagtccctggtttgaatccaggctgtatcacatccggccgtgattgggagtcccataaggcggcgcacaattggcccagcgtcggctgggtttggccggggtaggccgtcattgtaaataagaatttgttcttaactgacttgcctagttaaataaaggttacatttaaaaatgtgaATGTTAAGCCTGGTTGCCTAGGTCTTATTCgaaaggaaaaaaataaaaccagcagacactaaaCCCTCCATGGAATGAATTTGACGTCCCTTATCTATGGCTAAAAGTCTGAGAGAGCTGGCCTAAGGTCATTaaacaaatctttttttttttttttttacgtcttACTTTGGAAATAACCAATTCTGTCTCGCTTTATGAAACAGTcattcttgcaagctctaaaaaTGTCTGGCTTACCAATGGTTCAATGTTGTCTTTCAGAAAATTGAAAGAGTGGTGTTTGTTGGGAATTTCCTGAGAATCAATACTGTGTCAACGAAGCTGCTTGCGTACGCCATGGACTTTTGGTCCAAAGGACAATTAAAAGCTCTCTTCTTAGAGCATGAGGTAAGTAGTTTGCAATATATatgtgttatttttatttaactaggcaagtcagttaagaacaaattcttatttacaatgatggcctaccggggaacagtgggttaactgccttgttcaggggcagaacgacagatgtgtaccttatcagctcagggattcgatccagcaacctttcagttacttgcccaacgctctaaccactaggctacctgccgcccacgttCTGTGTTATTTGAGGGATGTTCAGCACACTTGTTGTTTTAGTCTAATTGTACAATAAAAATGGTAAACAACAGATCATCTGCATATATTTGGATAGGTTACAATAGGGGCTCAGCATGAATATCAAGGTTGCTGATGATAACCTGGTCAAATACCTAAACAGATAATGAACTAACCCGAGCCCTTGTTTTTTTCAGGGTTATTTCGGGGCCGTCGGTGCCTTCCTGGAACTATTGAGGATAACAGATGACctttgagacagagacagacgaaACCCTAACTCTCACCACAAGACACTGCTACTCTACGGTTTCGGAAAAGCTACTGACCGGATGAAATGGggaaaatacatttgaataattTAACTGTTTTAAGAGGTTCTACTAATTATCCACCTCCTCGTCTGCTGATGTTTTAGAAAATTGATTTTTAATATTATGAATGCAGGCTGGAGGAGATGAGGTTGGTGTTTTATTTGCCACTGAAAAGAAAAGCTGGGTACTTATTGTTTATAAAAACCCTTAACTGTATATTGAATGTGTGATTAAGCCAAATGCTACTGATCCCTGATCCTTCATGTGTTTTTGCTTTTGTTTACTTTTTTTGTGatctgagaccccccccccccccaaaaaaaaaatcttattggTCCCATATTTGTTTAATTTAAATTGTATGAAGTACTTACAAGATGTAAGTAGATACATTGATCTTTAACCTTTAGCATTAGCTTACAACTAGCTTTTGCACTTTTTTCTAATCAATCGTCCGATCCCAATGTTCTGTGATATGATTTGAGATATAATCAGATATATTACCCTACCGAATATGTGAATCGTAAGTAGTTACTCTTATCAACCCATTCTGTCAACCCGTCATCTGTGGAATATGGACCATTAAGCAATAGCTAAATTTGACTGATAATGTTGCGGGTTGATTTTGCGTAATAATACGCTGCAATACCTTACAACATTTTACATAATGGATCTATTTTTATcagtggcagtagaatgaccagtgCTCAAAATCCTACCTCTGTATTCATTTGAATCCAGTATTATGTATATTCTTTCCTGTCCCATGCCTTATAATTCCATTGCTGTTTTACTGAAACAGTTAACTTTGGAACCAAGCCTTCAGTACTAAATTATCCGTAGAAACCTCACAAAATAGACCCTGTCTGTGACTCCACTTTCcaggggagttgggatatgcagaAAAACAGATTTTCAATTCACACATGCGTATTAATACACACATGTAcgtgtgtgaaataggacaaatataagcacccacctaattattattattaagtacATGTTCCTCAGCAAAGCCAAATCACTGACTCACTAAGCAGTGCTACGCAAAGTGTCCATTGTGAGTCATGAGAAACCTCTATGTGAAGAGACTTTAAAAATATTTACTTACTACAGTTGTTTTCATTGTCATCAAAGATGGGGACCATTTATGCCTGCCTTCCTATCTGTAATAATCAGCATGTGCTTTATGATAGTCATTTCATATTTGTTTTGGATGTACTGTGTTGAGTACTCTAGTCGAAAGGAGATTTGACTCTCCTACTGGATCTCTTGGTTAAATTTCATGACATTTCATGATGGCATTTTGGTTTCAAGTGAAACTGCATAGCTGGCCTGTGAACCGCTGTGAGCTGCATATCCTTCTGCCTTCCTGCGTACTTCAGAGGGAACCCCCCTCCCCCGCATTTTTTTTTAGATGCGTGCCAGCAAAggcactacactacacaacacaacactaaacaatacatgaattgcactataacggcgacaagcggtgcccacaaactgttagggcctacataaagctgtcccaacaacagagctttcttttcagcaccatggattgAATCCTTTCCACCGCTATACCTGggtatcagcggagccttgtctggcagcgaaacagttc is a genomic window of Salmo trutta chromosome 10, fSalTru1.1, whole genome shotgun sequence containing:
- the LOC115201156 gene encoding pantothenate kinase 3; amino-acid sequence: MDNGKASDQKRTGACQENGLTNGFKPTQTDNGSCNVLGSNGTSSSGSGGCSSSAGGCSHNGIENVHHLQEDAHNNGSPPKRCRLRRRMDSGKKNRPPFPWFGMDIGGTLVKLVYFEPKDITAEEEQEEVESLKSIRHYLTCNVAYGDTGIRDVHLELKNLTMCGRKGNLHFIRFPTQDMLGFIQMGRDKNFSSLHTTLCATGGGAYKFEDDFRTIANLELQKLDELDCLIHGLLYVDSVGFNGHPKCYFFENPSDPESENCVKRACCLDNPFPMLLVNIGSGVSILAVYSKDNYKRVTGTSLGGGTFLGLCCLLTGCETFEEALEMAAKGDSSNVDKLVKDIYGGDYERFGLQGSAVASSFGHMMSKEKRVSISKEDLARATLVTITNNIGSIARMCAVNEKIERVVFVGNFLRINTVSTKLLAYAMDFWSKGQLKALFLEHEGYFGAVGAFLELLRITDDL